ATCATGTCTTTTACTTATAACAAAAATGGAAGTTTTGGAAACTATTTCGAAGTTGTATTTAAGCCTAAATGTGCAAGATTGAAGGCGAAACTCGTTAGTACGAAGAGAGGCACCTCTTTCTGTGATAATCCCAGCGATTGAGTTCTGTTCCCCTGGTTTAACAACAACCAGAGCTCCCACATTGTGCTGAGTCATCTACAGCGGAGAAACAGAACGGTTCAATCAACCGTGACAAGACATTCAAAAAAGTGCAAATGCAGATGCATACCGACTTGACAGCATCGTAGACAGAATCATCGGTGGTGCACCAAAGCCAGGATCCGTCCGCGCCCTTCCCCTTGGCAGTCAGGACATCGGAGATCTTGGTGCTCTCGAAGCCGTGCTCCTCAATGCGAGCTGCAGAGGTGGACTCGTGGCGAGAGAACATGAGGGCCCGCATTGCTGGAGGGACGACACGCACGTGCTGCAGGACAGCGTTCTTGAGCACACCCCCGTTTGAGAAGATTGCTTTAATTCCTCCTTGCATTTTGCCTCTACAACTGAAACAATATGATTCCCAGTTTTTAGAGCCAAAACTAGCAATTAACAAACACTATTCTTACAAGATTCAACAAAACAATTAAAGGAAAGAACTAAAATTTGACAAACACAGCAGGGAATAGATCCAACAAGAATGTGCAAAACTGTTTTCCTATTTTCTTTATTCTTATTTTCATGTAGAGTCTACTAAACAAGACTACTAAAATGAGGATCTAATAAATCTAATCACATACACATATTATATACTATTCCAAATAATTTTCAGGCTTCAATCATATAAACATTTCAGATTCCAATCTACTCCAATATAACCTTGTACAAAGCTTGATTTTTTCTCCAACACACACAAGAATGACAAAATCCCATATCACAAAATTCATGAATCATAGATTGAAAACATAATCAAAACAGAGATAAATCTTCCCAACACACAAAAAACACAGTTCACATACAAGAATGATTAATCACACATTAAAAAGTCCCATtctttacacacacacacacacatacagaAAGAGGGATGGAGAGTACCTGAAGTGATAAATGTGTGGAAGTGGGAGTTTAGACTGAGTAAGaagaagagtgaagtgaaaAGCAAAGGTCACAAGAAGAAAACCCTATGCAGTTAGAGCAATCCCTACACTTTCACAAATTTAATAAGAccgcttctctctctctctctctctctctctctctctctctctctctctctctctatccatTATAGAGGTCACTCTGTATCAGCAAATGGCCACTTGTCACCTACAGCGTGACTTGATCATCATACTTTTCCTATTtcttacatttatttattaacaAGATCGAAACTTTAATACTgttctaatattttttttgatagcccttttttcctattttactttttaaaggATTTTCCAATTGCGATTAAATTGAGATTGAATATTGAAACGGTTTTCGTTGAAGGTAACCCTTTGATTTCTTTCTTGATTTTCAAGATCCTGTTTTGTTATGCAACTTGGAAATAAGATTAGGAGGAAAGGAGTTGAGAGACAATAAGTGGTGGGGACTGTTGCATATTTCTGGTATACAATTATTTATTGAAGTTAACAATTTCTGTCTTTTAATCATAGTACATTGTCACGTCGATATCAAGAACTAATTTATTGCgaatcattttatatttaattagattCTCTACTTTAGATTGAGATTCCTTTATTAAACAATAATTAGAATAAGTTAATAAATTGCAGAGGGGTAGAGAGAAAATACTATTGAAGACTTGGTAGTAGATGATACTAgctaatataaaattgataaaatgagaGAAATATATTAAAGAAAATGAGTATTATTAGTGAGAAATGAAACTTAAAGAGTGatgaatttattaaaaatagaaggTGACTGATTTTATggataattgaaaataaaaaatattagtactactcaTTTTGATAAAAGCTTTTAAGAATTAAAAGTAATTACTCATTTTGAGATCTATGTTTTCTGAACTGGAaacatttttttagtgaatgGAAGGGAAATTTGGAGACTTGAGGAATTATATCTGAACAAATACCTGACTAATATCCAATAATATTCTATACATAGAGGCGtcagaaaatgaaaattaattaatgaaacgAATATATCGTAAATATAAAAGAACATATCGTAAGTAAAAAAGCGAATATATATTTAGGGTTTTGATGAAATATAATAAACTAGTACTatttagtagtataaaataattgcCTATAATGAAAAATAGATGTTGGAAGACATAAAATTAtacaaaatgaaacaaaattatttaaCGTCCATTTACGATATTCAATTAATGACAAATTATTAAGGTAAGCGTTAAGGTTGGGTGGTGCGACAAGTTTGGATAAGAGGTTAcaaattatacaatatttaattAGTGGGGACCATATGTagagtaaaattaaaatttatcaaatccatGAGT
This sequence is a window from Salvia splendens isolate huo1 chromosome 14, SspV2, whole genome shotgun sequence. Protein-coding genes within it:
- the LOC121766103 gene encoding CBS domain-containing protein CBSX3, mitochondrial-like, which translates into the protein MQGGIKAIFSNGGVLKNAVLQHVRVVPPAMRALMFSRHESTSAARIEEHGFESTKISDVLTAKGKGADGSWLWCTTDDSVYDAVKSMTQHNVGALVVVKPGEQNSIAGIITERDYLRKIIVQGRSSKSTKVGDIMTEENKLITVTPDTKVLKAMQLMTDNRIRHIPVVDNGGMMGMVSIGDVVRAVVREHREELNRLNAYIQGGY